The following coding sequences lie in one Cotesia glomerata isolate CgM1 linkage group LG5, MPM_Cglom_v2.3, whole genome shotgun sequence genomic window:
- the LOC123265116 gene encoding tachykinins isoform X1 produces MYVSLIIVGVLLVTKIIAGDPVFNNNNNNNLNAENDNDLTKRGGTMGFQGMRGKKDDNNLDGDDLSKRSPMGFQGMRGKKDPTGPDPVENLVDYEYEKRAPMGFQGMRGKKDENYSPDDDFGGFYHDYYDKRAPMGFQGMRGKKEMPFEEEYFKRAMMGFQGMRGKKSLEEVVDEIEEGADYYGIPVDRQLLYEYLDDYEKRAAATGFHGMRGKKSDYESVDWDKRAPKGFQGMRGKKALLHELQELEKRASMGFQGVRGKKNEVDNYYEYLMEPSEFDKRAPMGFQGMRGKKEGYKRTNMGFVGMRGKRNVNGFYEIADYHDSPKSLDTNFLDSPIHFDKRSSFGFFGMRGKKIPRWEMRGKFIGVRGKKWVSKNLDNSDKSLINSFDINNTNKRIMNDVKNNDSSGFSKSIV; encoded by the exons aTGTACGTCAGCTTAATAATCGTCGGCGTGTTGTTAGTGACCAAAATTATAGCCGGGGATCCGGTAttcaataacaacaacaataacaatctAAATGCAGAAAATGATAACGATTTGACGAAGCGAGGCGGTACGATGGGGTTCCAAGGGATGAGAGGAAAAAAGGACGATAATAATTTGGACGGCGACGACTTATCAAAACGCTCACCCATGGGTTTTCAa gGAATGAGAGGAAAGAAAGATCCCACTGGTCCGGATCCCGTGGAGAATCTAGTGGATTATGAATACGAAAAGCGAGCACCTATGGGATTTCAAGGGATGCGTGGTAAAAAGGACGAAAATTATTCGCCTGATGATGACTTTGGAGGTTTTTACCATGATTATTATGACAAGCGGGCTCCGATGGGTTTTCAAGGGATGCGCGGTAAGAAAGAGATGCCGTTCGAAGAAGAGTATTTCAAAAGAGCTATGATGGGATTCCAGGGAATGCGTGGAAAAAAATCACTGGAGGAg GTCGTAGACGAAATCGAAGAAGGAGCAGACTACTACGGGATTCCCGTTGACAGACAATTACTCTACGAATATTTGGACGATTACGAGAAACGAGCTGCTGCGACAGGTTTCCACGGGATGAGAGGCAAAAAAAGCGATTACGAAAGCGTCGACTGGGATAAAAGAGCCCCAAAGGGTTTCCAAGGAATGCGCGGAAAAAAAGCTCTCCTCCACGAGCTCCAAGAGCTCGAGAAACGGGCCTCGATGGGCTTTCAG GGAGTCAGAGGAAAGAAGAATGAGGTGGACAATTATTACGAGTATCTCATGGAGCCAAGTGAGTTTGACAAAAGGGCTCCCATGGGATTCCAAGGGATGCGGGGTAAAAAGGAAGGATACAAACGCACAAACATGGGTTTTGTTGGGATGAGGGGCAAGAGAAATGTCAACGGTTTTTACGAGATTGCTGATTATCACGACAGTCCTAAATCATTAG atACAAATTTCTTAGACAGTCCAATCCACTTCGACAAAAGATCATCCTTTGGATTCTTCGGCATGAggggtaaaaaaattccacgatGGGAAATGCGCGGTAAATTTATTGGTGTGCGCGGTAAAAAGTGGGTATCAAAAAACTTAGATAATTCcgataaatcattaattaacagctttgatattaataatactaataaaaggATAATGaatgatgttaaaaataatgattcgTCAGGATTTAGTAAgtcaattgtttaa
- the LOC123265116 gene encoding tachykinins isoform X2, translating into MYVSLIIVGVLLVTKIIAGDPVFNNNNNNNLNAENDNDLTKRGGTMGFQGMRGKKDDNNLDGDDLSKRSPMGFQGMRGKKDPTGPDPVENLVDYEYEKRAPMGFQGMRGKKDENYSPDDDFGGFYHDYYDKRAPMGFQGMRGKKEMPFEEEYFKRAMMGFQGMRGKKSLEEVVDEIEEGADYYGIPVDRQLLYEYLDDYEKRAAATGFHGMRGKKSDYESVDWDKRAPKGFQGMRGKKALLHELQELEKRASMGFQGVRGKKNEVDNYYEYLMEPSEFDKRAPMGFQGMRGKKEGYKRTNMGFVGMRGKRNVNGFYEIADYHDSPKSLDTNFLDSPIHFDKRSSFGFFGMRGKKIPRWEMRGKFIGVRGKK; encoded by the exons aTGTACGTCAGCTTAATAATCGTCGGCGTGTTGTTAGTGACCAAAATTATAGCCGGGGATCCGGTAttcaataacaacaacaataacaatctAAATGCAGAAAATGATAACGATTTGACGAAGCGAGGCGGTACGATGGGGTTCCAAGGGATGAGAGGAAAAAAGGACGATAATAATTTGGACGGCGACGACTTATCAAAACGCTCACCCATGGGTTTTCAa gGAATGAGAGGAAAGAAAGATCCCACTGGTCCGGATCCCGTGGAGAATCTAGTGGATTATGAATACGAAAAGCGAGCACCTATGGGATTTCAAGGGATGCGTGGTAAAAAGGACGAAAATTATTCGCCTGATGATGACTTTGGAGGTTTTTACCATGATTATTATGACAAGCGGGCTCCGATGGGTTTTCAAGGGATGCGCGGTAAGAAAGAGATGCCGTTCGAAGAAGAGTATTTCAAAAGAGCTATGATGGGATTCCAGGGAATGCGTGGAAAAAAATCACTGGAGGAg GTCGTAGACGAAATCGAAGAAGGAGCAGACTACTACGGGATTCCCGTTGACAGACAATTACTCTACGAATATTTGGACGATTACGAGAAACGAGCTGCTGCGACAGGTTTCCACGGGATGAGAGGCAAAAAAAGCGATTACGAAAGCGTCGACTGGGATAAAAGAGCCCCAAAGGGTTTCCAAGGAATGCGCGGAAAAAAAGCTCTCCTCCACGAGCTCCAAGAGCTCGAGAAACGGGCCTCGATGGGCTTTCAG GGAGTCAGAGGAAAGAAGAATGAGGTGGACAATTATTACGAGTATCTCATGGAGCCAAGTGAGTTTGACAAAAGGGCTCCCATGGGATTCCAAGGGATGCGGGGTAAAAAGGAAGGATACAAACGCACAAACATGGGTTTTGTTGGGATGAGGGGCAAGAGAAATGTCAACGGTTTTTACGAGATTGCTGATTATCACGACAGTCCTAAATCATTAG atACAAATTTCTTAGACAGTCCAATCCACTTCGACAAAAGATCATCCTTTGGATTCTTCGGCATGAggggtaaaaaaattccacgatGGGAAATGCGCGGTAAATTTATTGGTGTGCGCGGTAAAAA ATAA
- the LOC123265157 gene encoding uncharacterized protein LOC123265157, whose translation MVSCKVNCFFACAIIYAGILMTQARPQIDYEDLYQVDGFIFDGPADRNNPNLIDGINNMRPPMTSTGPSTPTTTTMSPARITCLQNCLATSEFNPVCGSDGLVYSNPGRLGCAKACGKDVRLSYYGTCSTSSARG comes from the exons ATGGTGTCGTGTAaagtaaattgttttttcg CTTGTGCGATAATCTACGCCGGAATATTAATGACCCAAGCCCGCCCACAA ATCGATTACGAGGACCTATATCAAGTAGACGGATTTATATTCGACGGACCCGCAGATCGCAACAATCCAAACTTAATCGACGGAATAAACAACATGCGTCCTCCAATGACGTCAACAGGCCCAtcaacaccaacaacaacaacaatgtCTCCTGCTAGGATTACTTGCCTTCAGAATTGCCTC gcGACGTCGGAGTTTAATCCAGTTTGCGGCTCTGACGGTCTTGTTTACAGTAATCCTGGACGCCTCGGCTGCGCGAAGGCATGTGGTaaag ATGTAAGACTTTCTTATTATGGAACTTGTTCTACAAGTTCTGCTCGAggttaa